Proteins encoded in a region of the Streptomyces sp. NBC_00310 genome:
- a CDS encoding ABC transporter ATP-binding protein, translated as MVAQQGGDRGWARRLAGYAWRYPKDVILALGSSLAGMAVMALVPLITKVIIDDVIGDRTRDMAPWAAALIGAALLVYVSTYIRRYYGGRLALDVQHDLRTEMYGTITGLDGRRQDELSTGQVVGRATSDLQLIQGLLFMLPMTIGNILLFLISLVIMASLSLPLTLVAIAVAPALWWIAQRSRTKLHPATWYAQAQAAAVAGVVDGAVSGVRVVKGFGQEEQETGKLREVGRRLFAGRLRTIRFNSRYTPALQAVPALGQVAMLALGGWLAVRGHITLGTFVAFSTYLAQLVGPVRMLALVLTVGQQARAGTERVLELIDTEPTLEDGTKILPADAPATVEFDDVSFGYASERPVLDGLSFEIRPGETLAVVGSSGSGKSTVSLLLPRFYDVTRGAVLIGGHDVRELTLDSLRAAIGLVPEDSFLFSDTVRANIAYGRPDATDEQIETAARAAQADRFIAELPDGYATKVGEHGLTLSGGQRQRVALARAILTDPRLLVLDDATSAVDARVEHEIHEALTHVMEGRTTLLIAHRRSTLNLADRIAVLDEGRLADIGTHEELERRSALYRRLLTDPDELGGVSPGHVRPAHAPEDSCGRDSIRDELDAEFDAERGITPRLWTGDREPRDTAFAGTPATPELLAQVEALPPATDTPGIDEARAVAPEKSYGLKRLLRGFGLPLTLSLALVAVDAGMGLLLPVLIRHGIDDGVSQAALGAVWAASLLGLLAVVAQWAAQIGEMRMTGRTGERVLYSLRLKIFAQLQRLGLDYYERELTGRIMTRMTTDVDALSTFLQTGLVTAFVSVVTFFGIMGALLVLDVQLALVVFATLPPLIVCTVFFRRASVKAYELARERVSVVNADLQESVAGLRIVQAFRRERDGGERFAAGSDSYRRARVHGQWLISLYFPFVQFLSSAAAAAVLIVGAHRVDAGTLTTGALVAYLLYIDLFFAPVQQLSQVFDGYQQATVSLGRIQELLQEPTSTKAAPEPLEVLSLRGDITFEDVDFAYHSSDGASSDGAEAALSSVALSIPAGQTVAFVGETGAGKSTLVKLVARFYDPTGGRVTVDGTDLRDLDMTSYRHRLGVVPQEAYLFQGTIRDAIAYGRPDATDAEVEAAARAVGAHDMVATLDGGYLHEVAERGRNLSAGQRQLIALARAELVNPDILLLDEATAALDLATEAQVNQATDRLTGRRTTLVVAHRLTTAARADRVVVMAHGRVAEDGTHDELLARDGQYAQLWRTFVGEPVLKP; from the coding sequence GTGGTAGCGCAACAGGGGGGCGACCGAGGTTGGGCGCGCAGACTGGCCGGATATGCCTGGCGGTACCCCAAGGACGTGATCCTCGCCCTCGGGTCGTCCCTGGCCGGTATGGCGGTGATGGCGCTGGTCCCCCTGATCACCAAGGTGATCATCGATGACGTGATCGGGGACAGGACCAGGGACATGGCCCCTTGGGCGGCGGCCCTGATCGGCGCCGCCCTCCTCGTGTACGTCTCCACCTACATCCGCCGCTACTACGGCGGCCGCCTCGCCCTCGACGTCCAGCACGACCTGCGTACGGAGATGTACGGGACGATCACCGGCCTCGACGGGCGGCGGCAGGACGAGCTGTCGACCGGGCAGGTCGTCGGCCGCGCCACCAGCGACCTCCAGCTGATCCAGGGTCTGCTCTTCATGCTGCCGATGACCATCGGCAACATCCTGCTGTTCCTGATCTCTCTCGTGATCATGGCGTCGCTGTCCCTGCCGCTCACCCTGGTCGCGATCGCCGTCGCCCCCGCCCTGTGGTGGATCGCCCAGCGCAGCCGCACCAAGCTGCACCCCGCCACCTGGTACGCCCAGGCCCAGGCCGCCGCCGTCGCCGGCGTGGTCGACGGCGCCGTCAGCGGCGTACGCGTGGTGAAGGGGTTCGGGCAGGAGGAACAGGAGACCGGGAAGCTGCGCGAAGTGGGCCGCCGGCTCTTCGCGGGGCGGCTGCGCACCATCCGGTTCAACTCCAGGTACACCCCCGCCCTGCAGGCCGTCCCCGCCCTCGGGCAGGTCGCGATGCTGGCGCTCGGCGGCTGGCTGGCCGTCCGGGGCCACATCACCCTCGGTACGTTCGTCGCGTTCTCCACGTACCTCGCCCAGCTGGTCGGACCCGTCCGCATGCTCGCCCTGGTGCTCACCGTCGGCCAGCAGGCCCGGGCCGGCACCGAGCGCGTCCTGGAGCTGATCGACACCGAGCCCACGCTTGAGGACGGGACCAAGATCCTCCCCGCCGACGCGCCCGCGACCGTCGAGTTCGACGACGTGTCCTTCGGCTACGCCTCCGAGCGCCCCGTTCTCGACGGCCTCAGCTTCGAGATCCGCCCCGGCGAGACCCTCGCCGTCGTCGGCTCCTCCGGCTCCGGCAAGTCGACCGTCTCCCTCCTCCTCCCGCGCTTCTACGACGTGACCCGCGGCGCCGTCCTCATCGGCGGCCACGACGTCCGCGAGCTGACCCTCGACTCGCTGCGCGCCGCGATCGGCCTGGTCCCCGAGGACTCCTTCCTCTTCTCCGACACGGTCCGCGCCAACATCGCGTACGGCCGCCCGGACGCGACCGACGAGCAGATCGAGACCGCCGCCCGGGCCGCCCAGGCGGACCGGTTCATCGCCGAGCTGCCCGACGGCTACGCCACCAAGGTCGGCGAACACGGCCTCACCCTCTCCGGCGGCCAGCGCCAGCGCGTCGCCCTCGCCCGCGCGATCCTCACCGACCCGCGCCTCCTCGTCCTCGACGACGCGACCTCGGCCGTGGACGCCCGCGTGGAGCACGAGATCCACGAGGCGCTGACGCACGTCATGGAGGGCCGCACCACCCTCCTCATCGCCCACCGCCGCTCCACCCTCAACCTCGCCGACCGCATCGCCGTCCTCGACGAGGGCCGCCTCGCCGACATCGGCACCCACGAGGAGCTGGAGCGCCGCTCCGCCCTCTACCGCCGCCTCCTCACCGACCCCGACGAGCTGGGCGGCGTCTCACCCGGGCACGTCCGGCCGGCGCACGCCCCCGAGGACTCCTGCGGACGCGACTCGATACGGGACGAGCTGGACGCCGAGTTCGACGCCGAGCGCGGCATCACGCCCCGGCTGTGGACCGGCGACCGGGAGCCCCGGGACACCGCCTTCGCCGGCACCCCCGCCACCCCCGAGCTCCTCGCCCAGGTCGAGGCGCTGCCCCCGGCGACCGACACCCCCGGCATCGACGAGGCCCGCGCGGTCGCCCCGGAGAAGTCGTACGGCCTCAAGCGGCTGCTGCGCGGCTTCGGGCTGCCCCTCACCCTCAGCCTGGCCCTCGTCGCCGTCGACGCGGGCATGGGCCTGCTGCTGCCCGTGCTGATCCGGCACGGCATCGACGACGGCGTCTCGCAGGCGGCCCTCGGCGCGGTCTGGGCCGCGTCCCTGCTGGGGCTGCTCGCGGTCGTCGCCCAGTGGGCGGCGCAGATCGGCGAGATGCGCATGACCGGCCGGACCGGCGAACGCGTCCTGTACTCCCTCCGCCTGAAGATCTTCGCCCAGCTCCAGCGCCTCGGACTCGACTACTACGAGCGGGAGTTGACGGGCCGGATCATGACGAGGATGACGACGGACGTCGACGCCCTCTCGACCTTCCTCCAGACCGGCCTGGTCACGGCCTTCGTCTCCGTCGTCACCTTCTTCGGCATCATGGGCGCCCTGCTCGTGCTCGACGTCCAGCTCGCCCTCGTCGTCTTCGCCACGCTCCCGCCGCTGATCGTCTGCACGGTCTTCTTCCGCCGGGCGAGCGTGAAGGCGTACGAACTGGCCCGTGAGCGGGTGTCCGTGGTCAACGCGGACCTGCAGGAGTCGGTGGCCGGGCTGCGGATCGTGCAGGCGTTCCGGCGCGAGCGCGACGGCGGCGAGCGGTTCGCGGCCGGCAGCGACAGCTACCGCCGGGCCCGGGTCCACGGCCAGTGGCTGATCTCGCTCTACTTCCCGTTCGTGCAGTTCCTGTCCTCGGCTGCGGCGGCTGCCGTCCTGATCGTCGGCGCCCACCGGGTCGACGCGGGCACCCTCACCACCGGCGCGCTGGTGGCGTACCTCCTCTACATCGACCTCTTCTTCGCCCCCGTCCAGCAGCTCTCCCAGGTCTTCGACGGCTACCAGCAGGCCACCGTCTCCCTGGGCCGTATCCAGGAACTCCTCCAGGAGCCGACGTCGACGAAGGCGGCCCCCGAACCCCTGGAGGTGCTGTCCCTGCGCGGCGACATCACCTTCGAGGACGTGGACTTCGCGTACCACTCCTCCGACGGCGCCTCCTCCGACGGCGCCGAAGCGGCCCTCAGCAGTGTGGCGCTGTCGATTCCCGCGGGCCAGACCGTCGCCTTCGTCGGCGAGACCGGCGCCGGCAAGTCGACGCTCGTCAAGCTCGTCGCCCGCTTCTACGACCCCACCGGCGGCCGGGTCACCGTCGACGGCACCGATCTGCGTGACCTCGACATGACCTCGTACCGTCACCGGCTGGGCGTCGTCCCGCAGGAGGCGTACCTCTTCCAGGGCACGATCCGGGACGCCATCGCCTACGGCCGCCCCGACGCCACGGACGCCGAGGTGGAGGCCGCGGCCCGGGCCGTCGGCGCCCACGACATGGTCGCCACGCTCGACGGCGGCTACCTCCACGAGGTCGCCGAACGGGGCCGCAACCTCTCCGCCGGCCAGCGCCAGCTGATCGCCCTGGCCCGCGCGGAGCTGGTGAACCCCGACATCCTGCTCCTCGACGAGGCGACGGCGGCCCTGGACCTGGCCACCGAGGCCCAGGTCAACCAGGCCACCGACCGTCTCACCGGCCGCCGTACGACCCTCGTCGTCGCCCACCGCCTCACCACGGCGGCCCGCGCCGACCGCGTCGTCGTCATGGCCCACGGCCGCGTCGCGGAGGACGGCACCCACGATGAACTGCTGGCCCGCGACGGACAGTACGCGCAGCTGTGGCGCACCTTCGTGGGCGAGCCGGTGCTGAAGCCGTAG
- a CDS encoding helix-turn-helix domain-containing protein translates to MPIAVDIDVMLAKRKMSVGELAERVGITPANLAVLKNGRAKAVRFATLAALCEVLQCQPGDLLRWEAEDAAGG, encoded by the coding sequence ATGCCGATCGCCGTCGACATCGACGTGATGCTGGCCAAGCGGAAGATGTCCGTGGGGGAACTCGCGGAACGGGTCGGGATCACGCCCGCCAACCTGGCGGTACTCAAGAACGGCCGCGCCAAGGCGGTGCGCTTCGCGACGCTCGCCGCGCTCTGCGAGGTGCTCCAGTGCCAGCCGGGCGACCTGCTGCGCTGGGAGGCCGAGGACGCCGCGGGCGGATGA
- a CDS encoding DUF2975 domain-containing protein: MGKLTVRALRAVLAVVLAGTVCVQALMVWALATDPEDGSLPLTPLRLITILGMASAQVALVCVWRLVTMVRRGTVFSHAAFRYVDGVIGAIVAAALVWFAVTALNAPGQRDDPGVTVIMGGIGLAILGVALIVLVLRMLLAQAVTRDVEAARLRAELDEVI, from the coding sequence ATGGGAAAGCTGACAGTGCGTGCGCTGCGTGCCGTGCTCGCGGTGGTGCTCGCCGGCACCGTGTGCGTGCAGGCGTTGATGGTGTGGGCGTTGGCCACCGACCCGGAGGACGGGTCGCTCCCGCTGACCCCGCTGCGCCTGATCACGATCCTGGGCATGGCGTCGGCCCAGGTCGCCCTGGTCTGCGTATGGCGGCTGGTGACCATGGTGCGACGCGGAACCGTGTTCTCCCACGCCGCCTTCCGGTACGTCGACGGTGTGATCGGCGCGATCGTGGCGGCTGCCCTGGTGTGGTTCGCGGTCACGGCCCTCAACGCCCCGGGCCAGCGGGACGACCCGGGCGTCACCGTCATCATGGGCGGGATCGGCCTGGCCATCCTGGGGGTCGCGCTCATCGTGCTCGTGCTGCGGATGCTGCTCGCCCAGGCCGTCACGCGCGACGTCGAGGCGGCGCGGCTGCGGGCCGAGCTGGACGAGGTGATCTGA
- a CDS encoding MFS transporter: MTIERRRALIGVNAGIFLAHIGNFIWFPVLVASLGGTDSGFWAGVVMCMTYVGRLAATFFYEGVAARIGIRGAVFAGTATEAVALGLMGFGSGVVVYSVLALFIGLGSGTAFPGLKNVLVSYPDDERPKAFSTFQMSAQVGLFGGALAGGLLADVDLRTLFSVVFAIFIGFCLAASAFIPRDGFGQTPDRPAERAPLFSTAVFKGIEVRGATRYFLLSAVFWFLSIGFMVGIPLHMEEYASGWAPSAPFWITGLTVLVLQYPLFKFLIKHLRPGAVMALGLAGMVVAFTAFGAGRTAPWVVVGCLTVVLGEILFVPSFDIWVARKVPADRLAKAMGAMHFFRSAGNMIGSLLAGVLFDLSLSWDAPGANWYVAAAIAAACAFVCLFSRDENPAEERGVAAEERAEAPA, from the coding sequence GTGACCATCGAACGCAGGCGGGCGCTGATCGGCGTCAACGCCGGTATCTTCCTCGCCCACATCGGGAACTTCATCTGGTTCCCCGTCCTCGTCGCCTCCCTCGGCGGCACCGACAGCGGCTTCTGGGCCGGCGTCGTGATGTGCATGACGTACGTCGGCCGGCTCGCCGCCACCTTCTTCTACGAGGGGGTCGCCGCCCGGATCGGCATCCGGGGCGCGGTGTTCGCGGGCACCGCGACGGAGGCGGTCGCGCTGGGCCTGATGGGCTTCGGCAGCGGTGTCGTCGTGTACAGCGTGCTGGCCCTCTTCATCGGCCTCGGCTCGGGCACGGCCTTCCCGGGCCTGAAGAACGTCCTCGTCTCGTACCCCGACGACGAGCGCCCGAAGGCCTTCTCCACGTTCCAGATGTCCGCCCAGGTGGGCCTCTTCGGCGGCGCGCTGGCCGGTGGCCTCCTCGCCGACGTGGACCTGCGCACCCTGTTCTCCGTCGTCTTCGCGATCTTCATCGGCTTCTGCCTGGCGGCGTCGGCGTTCATCCCGAGGGACGGCTTCGGGCAGACGCCGGACCGGCCGGCGGAACGGGCCCCGCTGTTCAGTACGGCGGTCTTCAAGGGCATCGAGGTCCGCGGCGCCACCCGCTACTTCCTCCTCTCCGCCGTCTTCTGGTTCCTCTCCATCGGCTTCATGGTCGGCATCCCGCTGCACATGGAGGAGTACGCGTCGGGGTGGGCGCCCTCCGCCCCCTTCTGGATCACCGGCCTGACCGTGCTGGTCCTCCAGTACCCCCTGTTCAAGTTCCTGATCAAGCACCTGCGTCCGGGTGCGGTGATGGCGCTGGGGCTGGCGGGCATGGTCGTGGCGTTCACGGCGTTCGGCGCGGGCCGCACGGCGCCCTGGGTGGTCGTCGGCTGCCTCACCGTCGTCCTCGGCGAGATCCTCTTCGTCCCCTCCTTCGACATCTGGGTCGCCCGCAAGGTCCCCGCCGACCGCCTCGCCAAGGCCATGGGCGCGATGCACTTCTTCCGCAGCGCCGGCAACATGATCGGTTCGCTGCTGGCGGGTGTCCTGTTCGACCTGTCCCTCTCCTGGGACGCACCGGGCGCCAACTGGTACGTCGCGGCGGCGATCGCGGCCGCGTGCGCCTTCGTGTGCCTGTTCAGCCGGGACGAGAACCCGGCGGAGGAACGTGGGGTCGCCGCCGAGGAACGGGCGGAGGCCCCGGCGTAG
- a CDS encoding hydrolase, whose protein sequence is MSQAVRGQEGTVTLNGVAVPALDPEAVFDVTTGDGVFTRIERTGPRRGGEHELWPGYTETHAHVSLPANWDDTVEDPRIVALQYLYHGVTHVVDMFGFPLSADAWAAGREASPWPYPEITHCGYAVTATTDAAGRTGHGVEFPAPVYMLAVESDLDHALRANAERGGTFLKVMFTDGTEQPGSPVRFSRLSERVLRFTARMAAERGVTAVIDCNTLQETRWAYECGFRLFAHTVRDRTLDEVDWKEFEGARFVSTLAGLRPMIMTGEEFLAEYGREGFAETQDVRNLDFVRGIEKPYGIEYGVQETRTAALADMRRNALAALRRGDLLVGTDSGNTGAYHGYSLLSELDLLRGDDPALDGMLRHQATVGGRRYFDELSGRTTGAHPLSVGAPATYNLLHASAPDRALSALPVRTVVRGTDLDRPALARAIAALRAPHAVTDPKGMAA, encoded by the coding sequence ATGAGCCAGGCCGTACGCGGCCAGGAGGGGACGGTCACCCTGAACGGGGTGGCCGTCCCGGCCCTCGACCCCGAGGCGGTCTTCGACGTCACGACCGGGGACGGGGTCTTCACCCGTATCGAGAGGACCGGCCCCCGGCGGGGCGGCGAACACGAGCTCTGGCCCGGATACACCGAGACCCACGCCCATGTCTCGCTCCCCGCGAACTGGGACGACACGGTCGAGGACCCCCGGATCGTGGCCCTCCAGTACCTGTACCACGGGGTCACCCACGTCGTGGACATGTTCGGTTTCCCGCTGTCCGCCGACGCCTGGGCGGCCGGCCGGGAGGCCTCCCCGTGGCCATACCCGGAGATCACGCACTGCGGTTACGCGGTGACGGCGACGACCGACGCGGCGGGCCGCACCGGCCACGGCGTCGAGTTCCCGGCCCCGGTGTACATGCTGGCCGTCGAGTCCGACCTCGACCACGCCCTGCGCGCCAACGCCGAACGCGGCGGCACCTTCCTGAAGGTGATGTTCACCGACGGCACGGAACAGCCGGGCAGCCCGGTCCGGTTCTCCCGCCTGTCCGAGCGGGTGCTGCGCTTCACCGCCCGGATGGCGGCCGAGCGCGGCGTCACGGCGGTCATCGACTGCAACACCCTCCAGGAGACCCGCTGGGCGTACGAGTGCGGCTTCCGCCTCTTCGCCCACACCGTGCGCGACCGCACCCTCGACGAGGTCGACTGGAAGGAGTTCGAGGGGGCGCGGTTCGTGTCGACCCTCGCCGGGCTCCGGCCGATGATCATGACGGGGGAGGAGTTCCTCGCCGAGTACGGCCGCGAGGGCTTCGCCGAGACCCAGGACGTCCGCAACCTCGACTTCGTCCGGGGCATCGAGAAGCCGTACGGCATCGAGTACGGCGTCCAGGAGACCCGGACGGCCGCCCTCGCCGACATGCGCCGCAACGCCCTGGCCGCGCTGCGCCGCGGCGACCTCCTGGTCGGCACCGACTCCGGCAACACCGGTGCCTACCACGGCTACTCGCTGCTCAGCGAGCTGGACCTGCTGCGCGGCGACGACCCCGCACTGGACGGGATGCTGCGCCACCAGGCCACGGTCGGCGGCCGCCGCTACTTCGACGAGCTGAGCGGCCGGACGACCGGGGCGCACCCGCTGAGCGTCGGCGCCCCCGCCACGTACAACCTCCTGCACGCGTCCGCCCCCGACCGCGCCCTGTCGGCACTGCCCGTCAGGACGGTCGTCCGGGGCACGGACCTCGACCGCCCGGCGCTCGCCCGTGCGATAGCCGCCCTGCGCGCACCCCATGCTGTGACCGACCCGAAGGGAATGGCCGCGTGA
- a CDS encoding ATP-grasp domain-containing protein yields the protein MHILMIECNPNGMAGIANALDLGHDVTLVSVDPDFYLAVSPLTEAAYAHPNCQVIKSEKAFSIEELTALARELHAERPVHGVTTYSEYHTVHTAAVAEALGLPGMSVDGARNARHKHLTRLTLDGKGIRQPRFAHVSDPTKVEAAVREIGFPCVVKPSDGTASLHVLHLKDEDDLDAYLAELAEVVDYGRGVVRIPDILIEEFVTGELISVESCVLGEGEVVNLGLTDRPLSGFPHFIEMGATYFTGHPLQDELFEMTTKVLNELGVDFGFIHTEFLLGPDGPVLCEVNGRLIGGIVPSLMQISSGVDAYLEVIRQALGERPELPFPGETIAGGHWFGSPVAGTVESIGFDGLKDLPGFHSALAYKKPGVEVSRLSKSNFDWIGHIIFTGADRDEVNKRNEEALDAIDLRLKVEVAR from the coding sequence GTGCACATCCTCATGATCGAATGCAACCCGAACGGCATGGCCGGCATCGCCAACGCCCTCGACCTCGGCCACGACGTCACCCTCGTCTCGGTCGACCCCGACTTCTACCTCGCCGTCTCCCCGCTCACCGAGGCCGCCTACGCGCACCCCAACTGCCAGGTCATCAAGAGCGAGAAGGCCTTCTCCATCGAGGAGTTGACGGCCCTGGCCCGCGAGCTCCACGCCGAGCGCCCGGTCCACGGGGTGACCACGTACAGCGAGTACCACACGGTCCACACCGCCGCCGTCGCCGAGGCGCTCGGCCTGCCCGGGATGAGCGTCGACGGCGCCCGCAACGCCCGCCACAAGCACCTCACCCGCCTCACGCTGGACGGCAAGGGCATCCGGCAGCCGCGCTTCGCGCACGTCTCCGACCCGACGAAGGTCGAGGCGGCCGTCCGCGAGATCGGCTTCCCGTGTGTGGTGAAGCCGTCCGACGGCACCGCCAGCCTGCACGTCCTGCACCTCAAGGACGAGGACGACCTCGACGCCTACCTCGCCGAGCTGGCGGAGGTCGTCGACTACGGGCGCGGCGTCGTCCGTATCCCGGACATCCTGATCGAGGAGTTCGTCACCGGTGAGCTGATCTCGGTGGAGTCGTGCGTGCTCGGCGAGGGCGAGGTCGTCAACCTCGGGCTGACCGACCGCCCGCTGAGCGGCTTCCCCCACTTCATCGAGATGGGTGCCACGTACTTCACCGGACACCCGCTCCAGGACGAGCTGTTCGAGATGACCACGAAGGTCCTGAACGAGCTGGGCGTCGACTTCGGCTTCATCCACACCGAGTTCCTGCTCGGCCCGGACGGCCCGGTGCTGTGCGAGGTCAACGGCCGGCTCATCGGCGGCATCGTGCCGAGCCTGATGCAGATCAGCTCCGGCGTCGACGCCTACCTGGAGGTCATTCGCCAGGCCCTCGGCGAGCGCCCCGAACTGCCCTTCCCCGGCGAGACCATCGCGGGCGGCCACTGGTTCGGCTCCCCGGTCGCCGGCACGGTCGAGTCCATCGGCTTCGACGGTCTGAAGGACCTGCCCGGCTTCCACAGCGCCCTCGCGTACAAGAAGCCCGGCGTCGAGGTCAGCCGTCTTTCCAAGAGCAACTTCGACTGGATCGGCCACATCATCTTCACCGGCGCCGACCGCGACGAGGTCAACAAGCGCAACGAGGAGGCCCTGGACGCCATCGACCTGCGCCTGAAGGTCGAGGTGGCCCGATGA
- a CDS encoding transketolase family protein: MSLTDERAGVLPAGVPETASGDAAGALAGERPQGTAGARPGLRAGTRPVASADERTVVSADGGPVVSADERPLAPAGPAPLTDERPLAPAGPAPLTDERPDAPAGPAPLTDQRPVTLSGRDAYRDELTRLAASDDTIVCLEADLGGKGHPFQAAHPERFLNLGIAEGAMVDMAAGLAAGGHKPFVSTFAPFAALRAAESLKLTLGYLAAGVTVVAPYAGVSGAWFGTTHHCLEDLAILRSVPGVTIAAPYGDTEMRAVVREAVRSGRPHYIRTGRNATYESLPALGDELPLVNWEFRAGPEDVCLVSVGEEGTRLALAARRAVPGTAHAHLVYLDHEHLTEAAAELARHHARFVVVEEHRGQGGVAEALALLLPSCRVTSVSADRSWPSQGGDHEEVMAALGLDLPAVLEALDRASTTSTASAGRPTN, encoded by the coding sequence ATGAGCCTGACGGACGAGCGGGCCGGGGTTCTGCCGGCGGGAGTGCCCGAGACCGCGTCGGGCGACGCGGCCGGGGCCCTCGCGGGCGAGCGGCCACAGGGCACGGCGGGCGCCCGGCCCGGTCTTCGCGCCGGGACGCGTCCTGTCGCCTCCGCCGACGAGCGGACCGTCGTTTCCGCCGACGGGGGGCCTGTCGTCTCCGCCGACGAGCGGCCCTTGGCCCCCGCAGGGCCCGCGCCCCTCACCGACGAGCGGCCCTTGGCCCCCGCAGGGCCCGCGCCCCTCACCGACGAGCGGCCCGACGCCCCCGCAGGGCCCGCGCCCCTCACCGACCAGCGGCCGGTGACCCTTTCCGGCCGTGACGCCTACCGGGACGAGCTGACCCGGCTCGCCGCCTCCGACGACACGATCGTCTGCCTGGAGGCGGATCTGGGCGGCAAGGGACACCCCTTCCAGGCCGCCCACCCGGAGCGTTTCCTCAACCTCGGGATCGCCGAGGGGGCCATGGTGGACATGGCTGCGGGTCTTGCGGCTGGCGGCCACAAGCCGTTCGTCAGCACCTTCGCCCCGTTCGCCGCCCTCCGCGCCGCCGAGAGCCTGAAGCTGACCCTCGGCTACCTGGCCGCCGGCGTCACGGTCGTCGCGCCGTACGCCGGTGTCTCCGGCGCCTGGTTCGGGACCACCCACCACTGCCTGGAGGACCTGGCGATCCTGCGCAGCGTGCCGGGCGTGACCATCGCGGCCCCGTACGGCGACACCGAGATGCGCGCGGTCGTACGGGAGGCGGTCCGCTCCGGGCGCCCGCACTACATCCGTACGGGACGCAACGCCACCTACGAGTCCCTCCCGGCGCTCGGTGACGAACTGCCCCTCGTCAACTGGGAGTTCAGGGCCGGACCCGAGGACGTGTGCCTCGTCTCCGTCGGCGAGGAGGGCACCCGCCTCGCCCTCGCCGCCCGGCGGGCCGTGCCCGGCACCGCCCACGCGCACCTCGTCTACCTGGACCACGAGCACCTGACCGAAGCCGCGGCCGAACTCGCCCGCCACCACGCGCGGTTCGTGGTGGTCGAGGAGCACCGGGGCCAGGGCGGGGTCGCCGAAGCGCTGGCCCTGCTGCTGCCGTCCTGCCGGGTCACGTCGGTGAGCGCCGACCGGAGCTGGCCCTCGCAGGGCGGCGACCACGAGGAGGTCATGGCCGCGCTGGGCCTGGACCTGCCCGCCGTACTGGAAGCGCTGGACCGCGCGTCGACGACGTCGACGGCCTCCGCCGGCCGCCCCACGAACTGA
- a CDS encoding transketolase, with protein MTTAVLEEPRVGDGDLAGLVATLTERAVRARRLVVDMAASPRGCHLGGSLSVLDILIAALHRASAGDGTEVVLSKGHAAAGLYAALHVSGVLPENPAPLYGLAGHPYTGHPGPKVPGVRFPTGSLGHGVPYAAGWALSQRLRGRHGLGVAVAGDGELQEGLVWETCQVAAAQQLGNFVLVVDRNGGQNDGMVADISPLPRLAERFAAFGFDVTEADGHDLRALTDLLAEDRSAARKPLAVVADTVKGKGVRAVEGKPGCHYVTIDQARAAKWKRAIR; from the coding sequence ATGACCACGGCCGTACTCGAAGAACCCCGGGTCGGGGACGGTGACCTGGCCGGCCTGGTGGCCACGCTCACCGAACGTGCCGTCCGGGCCCGCCGGCTGGTGGTCGACATGGCGGCGAGCCCGCGCGGCTGCCACCTCGGCGGCAGCCTCTCCGTCCTCGACATCCTGATCGCCGCACTGCACCGCGCCTCCGCCGGCGACGGCACGGAGGTCGTCCTCAGCAAGGGCCACGCGGCCGCCGGTCTCTACGCGGCCCTGCACGTCAGCGGGGTCCTGCCGGAGAACCCGGCCCCGCTGTACGGCCTCGCCGGCCACCCCTACACCGGCCATCCCGGCCCCAAGGTGCCCGGCGTCCGCTTTCCCACCGGCAGCCTCGGCCACGGCGTCCCGTACGCCGCCGGGTGGGCGCTGTCGCAGCGGCTGCGGGGGCGGCACGGGCTCGGCGTCGCGGTCGCCGGGGACGGCGAACTGCAGGAGGGCCTGGTCTGGGAGACCTGCCAGGTCGCCGCCGCGCAGCAACTGGGCAACTTCGTGCTCGTCGTCGACCGCAACGGCGGCCAGAACGACGGCATGGTCGCCGACATCTCCCCGCTGCCCCGGCTCGCGGAGCGGTTCGCCGCGTTCGGGTTCGACGTGACGGAGGCGGACGGCCACGACCTGCGGGCCCTCACCGACCTGCTGGCCGAGGACCGTTCGGCCGCCCGCAAGCCCCTGGCCGTCGTCGCCGACACCGTCAAGGGCAAGGGCGTCCGAGCCGTCGAGGGCAAGCCCGGCTGCCACTACGTGACCATCGACCAGGCGCGCGCCGCCAAGTGGAAGCGAGCGATCCGATGA